A region from the Rheinheimera mangrovi genome encodes:
- a CDS encoding TonB-dependent receptor, with the protein MKIKYLALAVAIGVGATNIASASDTTSSIRGALTSPAGQVVADAKVEIVHVPSGSRVVTTSNSSGEFSSSGLRVGGPYTVTITSPEGVKSYENLYLSLGNGLRLAAQLEPTSVERIAVTGSSLNIASNTGASSFFGEEAIKNAPSFNRDLKDIIRNNPLVNVNGADGTISVAGTNPRFNNITVDGISMNDDFGLNMTGYPTTRSPISLDAIDQIIVDTSPFKAKDSGFQGAKINAVTKSGTNEVKGSFFYEFQNDSLAGKAPKATSGILNGDKAALDFDEKTFGTTLGGAIVEDKLFYFVSYEKFKGETTGWGPSGGTGSFINTTTASVTQYDELKRIASEVYGVDVGEYAVNPETEEEKLLMKLDWNINDSQRAAFTYQYSDGNQINNTTDSTNELKLSSHWYDKNESLESYSFKLYSDWTSEFSSQFSLTYQDNATDQTPGSKLVGDVQIYPNYAADRNTSISFGADNSRHANDLDKKTIVVDWDADYLLDDHKISFGYNFKRLDIYNEFVQNSLGVWVFRSMADFELGNAYSFRYNNSPTLNTKDAAVSFVRDEHALYVHDEWAATESLLVDVGLRYERLASDDSPVSNPDFVAATGYNNTENLDGLDIFLPRLGFKWDATEDLVVRGGVGRFSGGSPSVWSGNAYGKNGLTQVDTQTITSSNARFGSLLRGMDITQIPQQILDFVQNSDVTSEVNLNDPNFKLPSDWRFQIATDYNVDIPYIVDDAMWTVEYTYKKPENTAFWKDITIGDKVGTTPDGGRDLYVRPADTNYRSLMLTNADDEGRSHIISTSLFSKWDNGISLNTSYTYSDITDVTVGTSSTASSNYGNNITINRNESYVGTSPFETKHRFLINLGYEAEFFAGYKTKFNSFFERRSGKALSFLAFMSSGSNAVNFTGRESSGGLVPYIAKAGDAANGVVRYTGGTTEEQYLAFVDALGLSGYGGGYLPKGVANSPWVTTWDVSIRQEIPGFVMDHKGEVYVTIDNFLNFIDSSKGHVFDTSFGSLSPFNYNIGADGVHELSLPNASFQQQAIQGYDRVNEKESVWRLKVGVNYRF; encoded by the coding sequence GCCAAAGTTGAAATTGTGCACGTTCCTTCAGGTTCACGTGTCGTTACGACAAGCAACTCGTCAGGTGAATTTTCAAGTTCAGGTTTACGTGTAGGTGGTCCGTACACTGTGACCATCACTAGTCCTGAAGGTGTTAAAAGCTACGAAAACTTATATTTGTCTTTGGGCAATGGCTTAAGACTTGCTGCTCAGTTAGAGCCTACTTCTGTTGAGCGTATCGCCGTTACTGGTAGTTCTTTGAATATCGCCAGCAACACAGGCGCAAGCAGCTTCTTCGGTGAAGAGGCAATCAAAAACGCACCAAGTTTTAACCGTGATCTGAAAGATATCATTCGTAACAACCCGTTGGTCAACGTCAATGGTGCTGATGGTACTATTTCTGTTGCAGGTACCAACCCACGCTTTAACAACATCACTGTTGATGGTATTTCAATGAACGACGATTTCGGTTTAAACATGACCGGATATCCGACAACTCGTTCTCCAATCTCTTTAGACGCTATTGATCAAATCATTGTTGATACCTCTCCGTTCAAAGCCAAAGACTCAGGCTTTCAAGGCGCAAAAATTAACGCTGTAACGAAGTCTGGTACCAACGAAGTGAAGGGTTCGTTTTTCTATGAATTTCAGAACGACTCTTTAGCAGGCAAAGCGCCTAAAGCCACTAGTGGTATCCTGAACGGCGATAAAGCTGCACTGGATTTTGATGAGAAGACATTTGGCACGACCTTGGGCGGAGCTATTGTCGAAGATAAATTATTCTATTTCGTTTCTTACGAAAAGTTTAAAGGTGAAACTACAGGCTGGGGTCCGTCAGGCGGCACTGGTAGCTTTATCAACACAACTACCGCTTCGGTAACTCAATATGATGAATTAAAGCGCATCGCTTCAGAAGTTTATGGTGTTGATGTCGGCGAATATGCCGTCAATCCGGAAACTGAAGAAGAAAAGCTGTTAATGAAGTTGGACTGGAACATCAATGATAGTCAGCGTGCTGCATTCACTTATCAATATAGTGATGGCAACCAAATTAACAATACAACAGACTCAACAAACGAACTGAAATTGTCATCTCACTGGTACGATAAAAATGAAAGCTTAGAAAGCTATTCATTTAAACTTTATTCAGATTGGACTTCTGAGTTTTCAAGTCAGTTTAGTTTGACCTATCAGGATAACGCCACAGATCAAACTCCAGGTAGTAAGCTGGTTGGTGATGTACAGATTTATCCTAACTATGCAGCAGACCGTAACACCTCAATTTCTTTTGGTGCTGACAACTCACGTCATGCGAATGACCTGGATAAGAAAACTATTGTTGTTGATTGGGATGCAGATTACTTATTAGATGACCACAAAATTAGCTTTGGTTATAACTTTAAGCGTTTAGATATCTATAACGAGTTTGTACAAAACTCGCTGGGTGTTTGGGTATTCCGCTCTATGGCTGATTTTGAGTTAGGTAACGCATATTCTTTCCGTTACAACAACTCTCCTACGTTGAACACAAAAGATGCTGCTGTTTCTTTCGTTCGTGATGAGCATGCTTTATATGTGCATGATGAGTGGGCTGCAACAGAATCATTACTTGTAGATGTTGGTCTGCGTTACGAGCGTCTGGCTTCTGATGATTCGCCAGTCAGCAATCCGGATTTTGTTGCCGCAACAGGGTATAACAATACTGAAAACTTAGATGGACTGGACATTTTCCTGCCGCGTCTTGGCTTTAAATGGGATGCAACAGAAGATTTAGTAGTTCGCGGCGGTGTTGGTCGCTTCTCTGGTGGTAGCCCATCAGTGTGGTCTGGTAATGCTTACGGTAAAAACGGTCTTACGCAGGTCGATACTCAAACTATCACCAGTAGCAATGCACGGTTTGGCTCTCTGTTAAGAGGAATGGACATTACTCAGATCCCTCAGCAGATCCTGGATTTTGTGCAAAACAGTGACGTGACCTCAGAAGTGAACTTGAATGATCCTAATTTCAAATTACCTTCAGACTGGCGTTTCCAAATTGCAACAGACTACAACGTAGATATTCCATATATTGTGGATGATGCGATGTGGACTGTTGAATACACCTACAAAAAACCAGAAAACACAGCATTCTGGAAAGACATCACTATTGGCGATAAAGTAGGCACTACTCCGGATGGTGGTCGTGACTTGTATGTTAGACCAGCTGATACGAACTATCGCAGTCTGATGTTAACAAATGCTGATGATGAAGGACGTTCGCACATTATCTCTACTTCATTGTTTTCTAAGTGGGATAACGGTATATCTCTGAATACTTCATACACCTATTCAGATATTACTGATGTGACAGTTGGTACCTCAAGTACTGCAAGCAGTAACTATGGTAACAACATTACAATCAACCGTAACGAATCTTATGTTGGAACCTCTCCGTTTGAGACTAAGCACCGTTTCCTGATTAACTTAGGTTACGAAGCAGAGTTTTTTGCAGGTTATAAAACTAAGTTCAATTCTTTCTTCGAGCGCAGAAGTGGTAAAGCTTTGTCTTTCTTAGCTTTTATGAGTTCTGGTTCAAACGCTGTGAACTTTACTGGTCGTGAGAGTTCTGGTGGCTTAGTCCCTTACATCGCTAAAGCTGGTGATGCAGCCAATGGTGTTGTTCGTTACACTGGTGGTACTACAGAAGAGCAATATTTAGCTTTTGTTGATGCTTTAGGTCTGTCAGGTTATGGCGGTGGTTATTTACCTAAAGGTGTAGCAAACTCTCCATGGGTTACTACATGGGATGTGAGCATTCGTCAAGAAATCCCTGGCTTTGTTATGGATCATAAAGGCGAAGTTTATGTAACTATAGATAACTTCCTGAACTTTATTGATTCGAGCAAAGGTCATGTATTTGACACCTCATTTGGATCTTTAAGCCCGTTTAACTACAACATCGGTGCTGATGGTGTTCATGAACTTTCTTTACCTAATGCTTCATTCCAGCAGCAGGCTATCCAAGGTTATGATCGCGTTAACGAGAAAGAATCTGTATGGCGCTTAAAAGTCGGTGTGAACTACCGCTTCTAA